In Candidatus Saganbacteria bacterium, a single window of DNA contains:
- a CDS encoding ABC transporter permease, protein MNLFWLAYKNFKRNKFWTVITIVIAAVAIASIFASFTIVNCINYSLETGRERLGADLVVFPSGEENAMISAFQTGTPALFYMKKDLTEKIKKIDGVDKVTPELFLMTLSKSCCSLGIPFRLIGFDASTDFVITPWLQKNRINSLKADEVIIGADIPSMKGEKIKILGSEFRVAGVLERTGIGADKSIYLPLDSARQLAMHSLMIKYRPDEISSVLVKVSSGTDISVCAENIKKAIPQVAVMGSSQFNRGIKVIFDRMVIMAVLIFIVVMVLSSVSITGVFYAMSKARGPEIGILRSLGATRRDIFSLVLIESVFSTVIGGIIGVLVSAFLIYDFNLFLSKHLPFPFILSFGGVVEMGAVCILISAVLGLLGALYPAAKSSKIDPFDAIRQGS, encoded by the coding sequence ATGAACCTATTCTGGCTGGCTTATAAGAACTTTAAACGCAACAAATTCTGGACCGTGATCACAATTGTGATCGCGGCTGTTGCTATCGCTTCGATCTTTGCTTCTTTTACAATAGTTAACTGCATAAACTACAGCCTCGAGACGGGAAGGGAAAGGCTGGGAGCGGACCTCGTAGTATTTCCTTCCGGTGAAGAAAATGCGATGATCAGTGCTTTTCAGACAGGAACTCCGGCGCTTTTTTATATGAAAAAAGACCTTACTGAAAAGATCAAAAAGATCGATGGAGTGGATAAAGTCACTCCTGAACTTTTCCTGATGACGCTGTCAAAAAGCTGCTGCAGTCTCGGTATCCCCTTCAGGCTTATAGGATTTGATGCCTCGACAGATTTCGTGATAACCCCTTGGCTTCAAAAGAACAGGATAAACTCGCTTAAAGCAGATGAGGTGATAATCGGCGCTGATATCCCGTCAATGAAAGGTGAAAAAATTAAGATACTCGGAAGCGAGTTCAGAGTTGCCGGCGTCCTTGAAAGGACCGGCATCGGAGCGGATAAGTCCATCTATTTACCGCTTGATTCAGCCAGGCAGCTCGCAATGCACAGCCTTATGATAAAGTACAGGCCTGATGAAATTTCCTCCGTCCTTGTAAAGGTCAGCAGCGGGACCGATATAAGCGTGTGTGCAGAAAATATCAAGAAAGCGATCCCTCAGGTCGCCGTGATGGGAAGCTCGCAGTTCAACAGGGGCATAAAGGTCATATTTGACAGGATGGTAATAATGGCCGTCCTGATATTCATAGTGGTGATGGTACTCAGCTCGGTCAGCATAACAGGCGTCTTCTACGCGATGTCAAAAGCCAGGGGGCCGGAGATCGGCATACTGAGAAGCCTCGGCGCAACAAGAAGAGACATATTTTCCCTTGTCCTTATCGAATCAGTGTTTTCCACCGTCATCGGCGGTATCATCGGAGTCTTAGTATCTGCATTCTTGATCTATGACTTTAATCTCTTCCTCTCAAAACACCTGCCTTTTCCTTTTATACTGTCTTTTGGAGGGGTTGTTGAGATGGGTGCCGTTTGTATCCTGATATCGGCCGTGCTCGGGCTTTTAGGCGCGCTTTATCCCGCGGCTAAAAGCTCAAAAATAGATCCTTTTGACGCGATCAGGCAGGGCAGTTAA
- a CDS encoding ABC transporter ATP-binding protein — protein sequence MIELKKATKLYNDAGSLIFAVNEIDLSIKKGDLISIAGPSGSGKTTLLSLIGCLTKPSSGHIMIDGSDVASLDDEALSALRSEKIGFVFQQAHVIPTMTVLENVLLPLVFSREKDIEKKKERAVKLLRDVGLDSRINSLPKNMSGGQVKRISIARALINCPEILLADEPTGDLDQASSREIMEILKRMNRDENLTVLLVTHNQELAQEAHIKLKMRDGKLV from the coding sequence ATGATAGAACTTAAAAAAGCGACAAAATTATATAATGACGCAGGCAGCCTTATTTTTGCTGTGAACGAGATAGATCTTTCGATAAAAAAAGGCGACCTGATCTCGATAGCCGGTCCCTCGGGCTCAGGCAAGACCACTCTTTTGTCCCTGATCGGCTGTCTCACGAAACCTTCTTCAGGACATATTATGATAGACGGAAGCGATGTCGCAAGCCTTGACGATGAAGCTCTTTCCGCTTTAAGGTCGGAAAAGATCGGTTTCGTCTTCCAGCAGGCTCACGTTATACCCACGATGACAGTACTTGAAAATGTCCTTCTTCCTCTTGTTTTCTCAAGAGAAAAAGATATTGAAAAAAAGAAAGAAAGGGCAGTAAAACTTCTGAGAGACGTCGGACTCGACAGCCGCATAAACAGCCTCCCTAAAAACATGAGCGGAGGCCAGGTTAAACGCATTTCCATCGCAAGGGCTTTGATAAATTGCCCGGAGATACTTCTCGCTGACGAGCCGACAGGAGACCTTGACCAGGCAAGCAGCAGGGAGATAATGGAAATACTTAAAAGAATGAACAGGGATGAAAACCTGACAGTGCTTCTGGTAACGCATAACCAGGAACTGGCGCAGGAAGCCCATATTAAGCTGAAGATGCGGGACGGAA